Proteins found in one Streptococcus anginosus subsp. whileyi MAS624 genomic segment:
- a CDS encoding pneumococcal-type histidine triad protein, with amino-acid sequence MKYNKKLLTLAGIILACNLCLTACHSRSSNHSNSKDKLKTKQSVKKKNKSSKKGQVPGVDKPTDDGFLFTSESQIKARTSDGLILDHDGHTHFIFYSDLKNSKWAYLIPKDGQAPATSPQLTNQTGTVDDGYIFNPKDIVSEDQYGYVVRHGDHYHYIWKHSLGNGYEGQHYSPNPSGNGAGQISQPNYTPTPSTPQHQGTDKRQFAGIDFPTSDGFLFNGKGITGKTPAGLLVDHNGHTHFIPYEQLIRSPWESLIPAEYKKDAEDAYYGRKRQTPPSPAPSKEDEEIAKKKAYLAQQLGIDENLIEVIDTEKGKAFLYPHGDHKHSTLISEIDTSKPFDPHGNPHAHDKVGMATLKALGFDDEIIEDILHATADTPFPSNETDLEKMKAWLATVKYLNIGQRKDPLERKGLHLMPNLEVLGIGFTPIKNIRPVLQFKHLKQLWMTKTGVTNYDFLKEMPTLEGLDISQNGISDLSFLKDYPNLKTVAAAGNNISNIAPLAQLKNLESLNLDYNNISDIVALTHLSRLKAVSLEYNQLQDVSALSQKAELTKLFLSHNPNLDINTLKASHLEELTVDNSNVRSLDFLKSNPNLTTLSMNGNRLTSLTGIEVAKNLVTFSANQNNINSLTIQGTQTSLKNLSLGENELKNLEGVNQFTALENLNVTKNKITTLSLQKPNTTVTYIDVSYNHISKEELELNEKRIPKALAKYFTAVQGGSINNNTSDAKDEKNKEAQKDKQPKEAVEKEKEHSDKPAPSVETSSKSDKRETDKPAASSEEASSKQKAESKDTTKPSSETSKTSEKDNSKNEQTKLAEKERQNGSTANKIAEK; translated from the coding sequence ATGAAATACAATAAAAAACTTTTAACATTAGCGGGAATTATTTTAGCTTGTAATCTTTGCTTGACTGCTTGTCATTCGCGTTCGTCTAATCACTCAAATAGTAAGGATAAATTAAAGACTAAACAAAGTGTAAAAAAGAAGAACAAAAGCAGTAAAAAAGGACAAGTTCCTGGTGTAGATAAACCAACTGATGACGGTTTTCTTTTTACTAGTGAATCTCAAATTAAAGCTAGAACAAGCGATGGTTTGATTTTAGATCATGATGGGCATACACATTTTATTTTTTATTCTGATTTAAAAAATAGCAAATGGGCTTATCTGATTCCAAAAGACGGGCAAGCACCTGCTACCTCTCCTCAATTGACAAATCAAACAGGAACTGTGGATGATGGCTATATTTTTAATCCTAAAGATATCGTTTCAGAGGATCAGTATGGTTATGTTGTCCGCCATGGAGACCATTATCATTACATTTGGAAACATTCTTTGGGAAATGGTTATGAAGGCCAACATTATAGTCCAAATCCATCTGGAAATGGTGCAGGACAGATTTCTCAGCCAAATTATACACCGACACCATCTACTCCTCAACATCAGGGGACAGATAAACGTCAGTTTGCGGGGATTGATTTTCCAACGAGTGATGGATTTTTGTTTAACGGCAAGGGAATAACAGGAAAGACACCTGCTGGTTTGTTAGTAGATCATAATGGGCATACACATTTTATTCCTTATGAACAGCTGATTCGCTCACCGTGGGAATCTTTGATTCCAGCAGAATACAAAAAGGATGCTGAAGATGCGTATTACGGTAGAAAAAGACAGACACCACCATCTCCAGCACCTTCTAAAGAAGATGAAGAAATTGCAAAGAAAAAGGCTTATTTGGCTCAGCAATTAGGAATAGATGAAAACTTAATTGAAGTGATTGATACGGAAAAAGGAAAGGCATTCCTCTATCCACATGGCGATCACAAACATTCGACATTGATTAGTGAAATTGATACTAGCAAGCCGTTTGATCCTCACGGTAATCCACATGCTCATGATAAAGTTGGTATGGCAACTTTAAAAGCGTTAGGATTTGATGATGAAATCATTGAAGATATTTTACATGCCACTGCCGACACACCATTTCCTTCAAATGAAACAGATTTGGAAAAAATGAAAGCATGGTTAGCGACTGTCAAATACTTAAATATTGGTCAGCGAAAAGATCCTCTTGAACGCAAAGGTTTGCATCTCATGCCAAATCTTGAAGTTCTTGGTATTGGTTTTACACCTATTAAAAATATTAGACCTGTTTTGCAATTTAAGCACCTAAAGCAACTTTGGATGACAAAAACAGGGGTTACTAACTACGATTTCTTAAAAGAAATGCCAACTTTAGAAGGACTGGATATTTCACAGAATGGTATTTCCGATTTATCTTTCTTGAAGGATTATCCAAATCTTAAAACGGTCGCAGCAGCAGGAAATAATATCAGTAATATTGCACCTTTGGCTCAGCTAAAGAATCTAGAATCATTGAATCTTGATTATAATAACATCTCCGATATTGTTGCGTTAACACATCTATCAAGATTAAAAGCAGTCAGTTTAGAGTATAATCAACTGCAGGATGTATCTGCTTTGAGTCAAAAAGCAGAATTAACCAAGCTATTCTTATCACATAATCCTAACTTGGATATCAATACACTGAAAGCTTCGCACCTCGAAGAATTAACCGTTGACAATTCAAATGTTCGAAGCTTGGACTTTTTGAAGTCAAATCCAAATTTAACCACTCTTAGTATGAATGGTAATCGCTTGACTTCGCTTACAGGTATTGAAGTTGCGAAGAACTTAGTGACATTCTCTGCTAATCAAAACAATATCAATTCTTTAACGATTCAAGGTACTCAAACTTCCTTAAAGAATTTGAGTTTAGGTGAGAACGAACTAAAAAATTTGGAAGGTGTAAATCAGTTTACAGCTTTAGAAAATTTGAATGTTACTAAAAATAAAATCACAACATTATCACTTCAAAAACCAAATACCACAGTTACTTATATCGATGTTAGTTATAATCATATTTCAAAAGAAGAACTTGAATTGAATGAAAAACGAATTCCAAAGGCTTTGGCGAAATATTTCACAGCTGTTCAAGGCGGTAGTATTAACAATAATACCTCTGATGCAAAAGATGAAAAAAATAAGGAGGCTCAAAAGGATAAGCAGCCTAAGGAAGCGGTTGAAAAAGAGAAAGAACATTCGGATAAACCAGCTCCTTCTGTAGAAACTAGCAGTAAGTCAGACAAAAGAGAAACTGATAAGCCGGCTGCATCTTCTGAGGAAGCTTCTAGCAAGCAGAAGGCAGAGTCAAAAGATACGACTAAGCCATCATCGGAAACATCTAAAACTTCCGAAAAAGATAATTCAAAAAATGAGCAAACAAAACTAGCAGAAAAAGAAAGACAAAATGGTTCAACAGCGAATAAAATAGCTGAGAAATAA
- a CDS encoding restriction endonuclease subunit M has translation MEKNIFYEQLIKSEPLGFIDPFADLGEFDRFQLKFKSPVRELVNKYSGERYSPQWQKKIEEMRSLYIQYQISIREDDTENTFETKVRKQSDKESFEEDAITYLKLGFRFAEIEKKMNRSAKRLRSQWKRSQYVETHPAVIYNKQDLQAGYAKSKSYLPGSMKLKGEHNEDFL, from the coding sequence ATGGAAAAAAATATTTTTTATGAACAGTTGATAAAGAGTGAACCATTAGGCTTCATTGACCCGTTCGCTGATTTAGGAGAATTTGATCGATTTCAGCTAAAGTTCAAAAGTCCAGTAAGAGAATTAGTAAATAAGTACTCAGGTGAACGCTATAGCCCACAATGGCAAAAGAAAATAGAAGAGATGAGAAGCCTCTACATTCAATATCAGATAAGTATTCGAGAAGATGATACAGAAAATACTTTTGAAACAAAAGTTAGAAAGCAATCTGATAAAGAGAGTTTTGAAGAAGATGCTATAACATACCTTAAACTAGGCTTTCGTTTTGCAGAAATCGAAAAAAAGATGAATCGATCTGCTAAACGACTGCGTAGTCAATGGAAACGTAGTCAATATGTAGAAACTCATCCTGCAGTAATCTATAATAAGCAAGATTTACAAGCTGGTTATGCAAAGTCAAAAAGTTATTTACCAGGAAGTATGAAACTGAAAGGAGAACATAATGAGGATTTTTTATAG
- a CDS encoding thioredoxin domain-containing protein — translation MVKDKLMFLIGIFGLVLLFGMAIYSGFQFDTPYDSHLTQKQYNDVVLEQNVQLVFYKKTCPYCRAAKNAVIKAASKSDYPTFYINIQTKEGQKLVHQYDVNKAATVVSIRKGVIKSYLYAKKNNKGDFTANKQAIKEAFRE, via the coding sequence ATGGTGAAAGATAAACTAATGTTTCTGATCGGAATATTTGGATTGGTTTTATTGTTTGGTATGGCTATTTATAGCGGTTTCCAGTTTGATACCCCTTATGACAGTCATTTAACTCAAAAGCAATACAACGATGTAGTACTTGAGCAAAATGTTCAGCTTGTCTTTTATAAAAAGACTTGTCCTTATTGTCGAGCTGCTAAAAATGCAGTGATTAAAGCTGCTAGTAAGAGTGATTATCCAACGTTTTATATCAATATTCAAACAAAAGAGGGACAAAAATTAGTGCATCAATATGACGTAAATAAAGCAGCTACCGTAGTCTCTATTCGTAAAGGAGTTATCAAGTCTTACTTGTATGCTAAAAAGAACAATAAGGGAGATTTCACAGCTAATAAACAAGCAATAAAGGAGGCATTCCGTGAGTAA
- a CDS encoding primase C-terminal domain-containing protein, whose protein sequence is MQLETIYHLILKNGIRNYKFKNSQLRPKNSPEEENKGSIFGYRSKDDMVHATGVVLTSLEAILENRDRFTHWTPNVYRYGAYSDKKRRITRGHNEENLRQINTFYIDFDITSSAEEMSSGDILNVAMDLGFMPTLILKSDKGYQAYFALKEPAYVTAHSNFKVIKVAKEISQNLRNHFSKHLPVDLTCNHFGIARIPRTDNVEFFFEEYTYSFEEWLQWSMKQSEFSFSKRKANLTVITGTEGKKQIDEPWYRMLMNESNIKGAKALMGRNNVLFTLALANYSSGVSQGDCETVLGQFNAGLDEPLSQDECLKVVKSAYSGKYEAASRDFVLLLCKAWVDKKLTISDLFIRQGWKKFKKPRQARKNSHLHEWKSDVMNYLESLSQDTDPFLETTKKAIREELSIPERSLDKVLKVLKKEQKIFLKVKSGRGGGIRIASIKSVLLSVIQIKRERQEAYFANIATFFEERLGFIQQVLQRAEMAFKQVREVSLFEVDVG, encoded by the coding sequence ATGCAGCTAGAGACAATTTACCATCTCATCTTAAAAAATGGGATTAGAAACTATAAGTTTAAGAACAGTCAATTAAGACCTAAAAATTCTCCTGAAGAAGAGAATAAAGGTTCTATTTTTGGCTATCGTTCTAAAGATGATATGGTTCATGCTACTGGAGTCGTTTTAACCTCGTTAGAAGCGATTCTAGAGAATCGAGATAGATTTACTCATTGGACACCAAATGTTTATCGATATGGAGCTTATAGTGACAAAAAACGACGAATTACACGAGGACACAATGAAGAGAATCTTAGACAAATTAACACCTTTTACATTGACTTTGATATTACTTCATCAGCTGAAGAAATGTCCTCTGGAGACATCCTGAATGTGGCAATGGATTTAGGATTTATGCCAACGCTCATTTTAAAATCTGACAAAGGTTATCAAGCTTACTTTGCACTGAAAGAGCCAGCTTACGTGACTGCTCATTCAAATTTCAAAGTCATCAAAGTTGCGAAAGAGATCTCTCAGAATTTAAGAAATCATTTTAGTAAACATCTTCCAGTTGACTTAACCTGCAATCACTTTGGAATCGCTAGAATTCCTCGAACAGACAACGTAGAATTCTTTTTTGAAGAGTATACCTACTCGTTTGAAGAATGGCTTCAATGGTCTATGAAACAGTCAGAATTTAGCTTTTCAAAACGGAAAGCAAATCTAACTGTTATCACAGGAACGGAAGGCAAAAAACAAATTGATGAGCCCTGGTATAGAATGCTGATGAATGAATCAAATATCAAGGGAGCTAAAGCCCTGATGGGAAGAAACAATGTCTTATTCACTTTAGCGCTTGCGAACTATTCATCAGGTGTCTCTCAGGGCGATTGTGAGACAGTTTTGGGACAATTCAATGCAGGATTGGACGAACCACTCTCTCAGGACGAATGTCTGAAGGTTGTCAAAAGTGCTTATTCTGGAAAATACGAAGCTGCTAGTAGAGATTTTGTTCTCTTGCTTTGTAAAGCTTGGGTGGATAAGAAACTAACAATTAGTGATCTTTTTATTCGACAAGGTTGGAAGAAGTTTAAGAAACCTCGACAAGCAAGAAAAAATAGTCATCTGCATGAATGGAAAAGTGATGTCATGAACTATTTAGAAAGTCTGTCACAAGATACTGATCCATTTCTTGAGACGACAAAGAAAGCGATACGAGAGGAACTATCAATTCCAGAAAGAAGTTTAGATAAGGTATTGAAAGTTTTGAAGAAAGAACAAAAAATCTTTTTGAAAGTAAAATCCGGTCGAGGTGGAGGTATTCGAATTGCTTCTATCAAATCTGTTCTTTTATCTGTTATTCAGATTAAAAGAGAGCGTCAGGAAGCTTATTTTGCCAATATAGCCACTTTCTTTGAAGAAAGATTAGGATTTATCCAACAGGTACTTCAAAGAGCAGAGATGGCTTTTAAACAGGTTCGAGAAGTCTCTTTGTTTGAGGTTGACGTAGGCTAG
- a CDS encoding DNA/RNA non-specific endonuclease, with protein sequence MKKNKFAVITLIFIVIFLIQPQNREQLTTVFTQHDIKEQLAFTDSPEEKNFAIKDQYQKQNTALKKKVFDRQQVIYVNKKAQFTSQELNLEKGAWEHYSDLDFLGRVGEANAMLGRELMPQGKREDISFVYPSGWKNKKIIFNGKKDYLYNRSHLIAFELSGENANVKNLFTGTRALNANFSAEKNSMVYYENIIAQYIKTTGHHVRYRVTPLFKNVELVCRGVRIEAQSIEDQTISFDIYIFNVQPNYEINYLTGTSQIK encoded by the coding sequence ATGAAGAAAAATAAATTTGCAGTAATTACTCTCATTTTTATTGTAATTTTTTTAATTCAGCCCCAAAATCGTGAGCAATTAACTACTGTTTTTACCCAACATGATATTAAAGAGCAATTGGCTTTTACTGATTCACCTGAAGAAAAAAATTTTGCCATCAAAGACCAGTATCAAAAACAAAATACTGCTCTGAAGAAAAAAGTTTTTGACAGACAACAAGTGATATATGTTAATAAAAAAGCTCAATTCACTTCTCAGGAATTGAATTTAGAAAAAGGTGCTTGGGAACATTATTCAGATTTAGATTTTTTAGGACGAGTTGGTGAAGCGAATGCTATGTTAGGGAGAGAACTTATGCCGCAAGGAAAAAGGGAAGACATTTCTTTTGTTTATCCTTCTGGCTGGAAAAATAAAAAAATTATTTTTAACGGAAAAAAGGATTATTTATATAATCGATCACACCTAATTGCTTTTGAATTGAGTGGTGAAAATGCGAATGTTAAAAATTTATTTACTGGAACAAGAGCATTGAATGCTAACTTTTCGGCTGAAAAAAATTCGATGGTTTATTATGAAAATATCATTGCTCAGTATATTAAGACAACAGGTCATCATGTACGTTATCGAGTGACCCCGCTTTTTAAAAATGTTGAATTAGTCTGTCGAGGAGTTCGGATAGAAGCGCAAAGTATTGAAGACCAAACTATCTCATTTGATATTTATATCTTCAATGTTCAACCAAATTATGAAATAAATTATTTAACAGGAACATCACAAATAAAATAA